From Bacteroidota bacterium, one genomic window encodes:
- a CDS encoding alkylphosphonate utilization protein yields the protein MEVKDAIGAVLSTGDTVILTKSLKPKGVQGQIKKGLKIKNIRLTDNPQEIDCRIPKVGNLVIRTEFVKKVSK from the coding sequence ATGGAAGTTAAAGATGCTATAGGGGCTGTTCTTAGTACCGGAGATACGGTGATATTAACAAAATCATTAAAGCCAAAGGGAGTACAGGGACAAATAAAAAAAGGTCTTAAAATTAAAAATATACGCCTTACCGATAATCCTCAGGAGATTGACTGTAGAATACCTAAAGTTGGAAATTTGGTTATCAGAACTGAGTTTGTTAAAAAGGTAAGTAAGTAG